From Nocardioides daedukensis, the proteins below share one genomic window:
- a CDS encoding GMC oxidoreductase, which translates to MSAGKHAGNHAGHYDVLVIGSGFGGSVSALRLTEKGYKVAVLEAGARFEDKDLPNTSFDLKKYIYAPAAGMYGIQRIDMVKDCLILAGAGVGGGSLVYANTLYEPLDAFYRDKSWAHITDWKAELAPYYDQAKRMLGVVENPLRTPSDEVMQKVAEQMGRGDTFHPTPVGVFFGGPGQDPSQKVEDPYFGGQGPDRNPCRNCGECMTGCRHNAKNTLVKNYLYLAEEAGAEVHPLTTVTDVRPRVEGGYEITARWTKAKLSRRTAVKTFTADQVIFAAAALGTQKLLHKLKGEGSLPKVSDRLGVLTRTNSEAILGALAPDTSTDFTEGVAITSSWHPDEHTHIEPVRYGKGSNAMALMQTVLADDTGTEPRWRTWLKELWTQRKNALDLYDMKHWSERTVIALVMQTLDNSITTIGKKTPFGWVMSSEQGHGEPNPTYIPVAYDAVRRMAEVMGGTPGGNVGEPFNAPLTAHFIGGCTIGDSPETGVVDAYQRIYNYPGLHIADGSAISANLGVNPSLTITAQAERAMSFWPNKGEADARPELGSDYVRIEPVQPTSPVVPESAPGALRLPIVGVTHGA; encoded by the coding sequence ATGAGCGCAGGCAAGCATGCTGGCAACCACGCCGGGCACTACGACGTACTCGTCATCGGCTCCGGCTTCGGAGGCTCGGTCTCCGCGCTGCGGCTGACCGAGAAGGGCTACAAGGTGGCCGTGCTGGAGGCCGGAGCCCGGTTCGAGGACAAGGACCTGCCCAACACGTCCTTCGACCTCAAGAAGTACATCTACGCGCCGGCTGCCGGGATGTACGGCATCCAGCGCATCGACATGGTCAAGGACTGCCTGATCCTGGCCGGTGCCGGGGTGGGTGGCGGCTCGCTGGTCTATGCGAACACGCTCTACGAGCCGCTGGACGCGTTCTACCGAGACAAGTCCTGGGCGCACATCACCGACTGGAAGGCCGAGCTGGCGCCCTACTACGACCAGGCCAAGCGGATGCTGGGCGTGGTCGAGAACCCGCTGCGTACGCCCTCGGACGAGGTCATGCAGAAGGTTGCCGAGCAGATGGGCCGGGGCGACACCTTCCACCCGACCCCGGTGGGCGTCTTCTTCGGTGGGCCCGGCCAGGACCCGTCGCAGAAGGTCGAGGACCCCTACTTCGGTGGGCAGGGCCCGGACCGGAACCCGTGCCGCAACTGTGGTGAGTGCATGACCGGGTGCCGGCACAACGCCAAGAACACCCTGGTCAAGAACTACCTCTACTTGGCCGAGGAGGCGGGCGCCGAGGTGCACCCGCTGACCACCGTCACCGACGTCCGTCCCCGCGTAGAGGGCGGCTATGAGATCACGGCCCGCTGGACCAAGGCGAAGCTGTCGCGGCGTACGGCGGTCAAGACCTTCACCGCCGACCAGGTGATCTTCGCGGCCGCGGCGCTGGGCACCCAAAAGCTGCTGCACAAGCTCAAGGGCGAGGGCAGCCTGCCGAAGGTCTCCGACCGCCTCGGCGTGCTCACCCGGACCAATTCCGAGGCGATCCTGGGCGCGCTGGCCCCCGACACCTCGACCGACTTCACCGAGGGCGTGGCGATCACCTCCTCGTGGCACCCCGACGAGCACACCCACATCGAGCCCGTGCGCTACGGCAAGGGCAGCAACGCGATGGCGCTGATGCAGACGGTGCTGGCCGACGACACCGGCACCGAGCCGCGGTGGCGGACCTGGCTCAAGGAGCTGTGGACCCAGCGCAAGAACGCGCTGGACCTCTACGACATGAAGCACTGGTCGGAGCGGACCGTGATCGCGCTGGTCATGCAGACCCTGGACAACTCGATCACGACCATCGGCAAGAAGACGCCCTTCGGGTGGGTGATGAGCTCGGAGCAGGGTCACGGTGAGCCCAACCCGACCTACATCCCGGTCGCCTACGACGCCGTACGCCGGATGGCCGAGGTCATGGGCGGCACTCCCGGTGGCAACGTGGGGGAGCCGTTCAACGCGCCGCTCACCGCGCACTTCATCGGTGGCTGCACGATCGGCGACTCGCCCGAGACCGGGGTGGTCGACGCCTACCAGCGGATCTACAACTATCCCGGCCTGCACATCGCCGACGGCTCGGCGATCTCGGCGAACCTGGGTGTGAACCCGTCGCTGACGATCACCGCGCAGGCGGAGCGGGCGATGTCCTTCTGGCCGAACAAGGGCGAGGCCGACGCCCGCCCCGAGCTGGGCAGCGACTATGTCCGGATCGAGCCCGTTCAGCCGACCTCGCCGGTGGTCCCCGAATCGGCGCCGGGAGCGTTGCGGCTGCCGATCGTGGGCGTGACCCATGGCGCCTGA
- a CDS encoding FAD-dependent oxidoreductase: protein MTLRVAIVGGGPAGIYAADILAKSDADVSIDILERLPAPFGLVRYGVAPDHPRIKEIVKALQRVLARSEVRFLGNVEFGVDVKLDDLRSFYDAVIVATGAMADRDLGIPGEELPGSWGAADFVSWYDGHPDVPRTWPLDAASVAVVGVGNVALDVARVLAKKGEEMLPTDVPANVYEGLVAKTTTDVHVFARRGPAYAKFSPLELRELAHSPNVDVIVHPEGFEVDEHSMEHIEKNKQAKMVLNTLSNWVGREPAGKPHRIHLHFLEQPVAITGGDRVEGFRTERTRLVGDGSVEGTGEITDWDVQAVYRAVGYRSTELPDFPFDERAAVIPNDEGRVLDLDGTPIAGTYVTGWIKRGPVGLIGHTKSDAAQTVEHLLAETAETALEREPQAVSDYFAERGVDVVEFAHWENLDRHEIALGEAEGRTRIKVVEREDMLRASR, encoded by the coding sequence ATGACCCTCCGTGTAGCCATCGTGGGTGGCGGCCCCGCCGGCATCTACGCCGCCGACATCCTCGCCAAGTCCGATGCCGACGTATCGATCGACATCCTCGAGCGCCTGCCCGCGCCGTTCGGCCTGGTCCGCTATGGCGTGGCCCCGGACCACCCGCGGATCAAGGAGATCGTCAAGGCGCTGCAGCGGGTGCTCGCTCGCTCCGAGGTCCGCTTCCTGGGCAACGTGGAGTTCGGTGTCGACGTGAAGCTCGACGACCTGCGCTCCTTCTATGACGCCGTCATCGTGGCGACCGGCGCGATGGCCGACCGCGACCTCGGCATCCCCGGCGAGGAGCTGCCCGGGTCATGGGGCGCAGCCGACTTCGTGAGCTGGTACGACGGCCACCCCGACGTTCCCCGCACCTGGCCGCTGGACGCCGCGTCGGTCGCCGTCGTCGGCGTCGGCAACGTCGCCCTGGACGTCGCCCGGGTGCTGGCCAAGAAGGGCGAGGAGATGCTCCCCACCGATGTTCCGGCCAACGTCTACGAGGGTCTGGTCGCCAAGACCACGACGGACGTGCACGTCTTCGCCCGCCGCGGACCGGCGTACGCGAAGTTCTCGCCCCTTGAACTCCGCGAGCTGGCACACTCCCCGAACGTCGACGTGATCGTGCACCCCGAGGGCTTCGAGGTGGACGAGCACAGCATGGAGCACATCGAGAAGAACAAGCAGGCCAAGATGGTGCTCAACACCCTGTCCAACTGGGTGGGTCGTGAGCCGGCCGGAAAGCCGCACCGGATCCACCTGCACTTCCTCGAGCAGCCCGTGGCGATCACCGGTGGCGACCGGGTCGAAGGCTTCCGCACCGAGCGGACCCGCCTGGTCGGCGACGGCTCGGTCGAGGGCACCGGCGAGATCACCGATTGGGACGTCCAGGCGGTCTATCGCGCCGTCGGATATCGCAGCACCGAGCTGCCCGACTTCCCCTTCGACGAGCGCGCTGCCGTGATCCCGAACGACGAGGGTCGCGTGCTGGACCTCGACGGCACCCCGATCGCCGGCACCTACGTGACCGGCTGGATCAAGCGCGGGCCGGTGGGCCTGATCGGGCACACCAAGAGCGACGCCGCGCAGACCGTCGAGCACCTGCTCGCCGAGACCGCCGAGACCGCCCTGGAGCGGGAGCCGCAGGCGGTCAGCGACTACTTCGCCGAGCGTGGCGTGGACGTCGTCGAGTTCGCCCACTGGGAGAACCTCGACCGCCACGAGATCGCCCTCGGCGAGGCCGAGGGCCGCACCCGGATCAAGGTCGTCGAGCGCGAGGACATGCTGCGGGCCTCCCGCTGA
- a CDS encoding ECF transporter S component, with protein METDPGGLPDGARTPVDGLVASLQEWRAAAGNPAYAEVAARVARARVARGIPEFEARVARTTIYDLFRLGRRRIDTDLLLEVVQALGVDAAGIERWQRAVEKLHRGGSDLSVPLVEPRPESSGEAAGQLTRDAAEASGGEPVPGPAGPTGPRLFLPGSQLLSPIVGMSAVALMVLCLVINQTGNLLTQLLPFVLYLDMIGTAIAAVLLGPWHGALVGLATSFTVIPQTGHEAAYFAVVNVAGALLWGYGVRSGRVRTIARYLLLCCLVGFVCTVLATIVILIVFEGGRSGHGSDNLVVALRDRGSSLVVAVFSTNLLASLVDKILSGLLALVAVDVLATRQRKRLDQSSAQGSDQH; from the coding sequence GTGGAGACCGATCCCGGGGGTTTGCCCGACGGAGCCCGTACGCCCGTCGACGGTCTGGTTGCCTCGCTGCAGGAGTGGCGGGCGGCCGCCGGGAATCCGGCGTACGCCGAGGTGGCCGCCCGCGTGGCTCGGGCTCGGGTCGCTCGTGGGATCCCGGAGTTCGAGGCTCGGGTCGCCCGAACCACCATCTATGACCTGTTCCGGCTCGGTCGCCGCCGGATCGACACCGATCTGCTGCTCGAGGTGGTCCAGGCCCTCGGGGTGGACGCCGCCGGGATCGAGCGGTGGCAGCGTGCTGTCGAGAAGCTTCATCGGGGAGGCTCCGACCTGTCGGTTCCGCTCGTTGAGCCGCGCCCGGAGTCGTCGGGTGAGGCTGCGGGGCAACTGACCCGCGATGCTGCGGAGGCTTCTGGCGGCGAGCCCGTGCCCGGACCAGCCGGACCGACCGGCCCTCGACTGTTCCTGCCCGGCTCGCAGTTGCTCTCGCCGATCGTCGGAATGAGCGCGGTGGCACTGATGGTGCTCTGCCTGGTGATCAACCAGACCGGCAACCTGCTCACCCAGCTCCTGCCGTTCGTGCTCTATCTCGACATGATCGGCACCGCCATCGCCGCCGTGCTCCTTGGGCCCTGGCACGGTGCGCTGGTGGGTCTGGCGACCAGCTTCACCGTCATCCCGCAGACTGGCCATGAAGCGGCGTACTTCGCGGTGGTCAACGTCGCCGGTGCCCTGCTCTGGGGATATGGGGTCCGATCCGGCCGGGTACGCACCATCGCGCGGTATCTCCTGCTGTGTTGCCTGGTGGGGTTCGTCTGCACCGTGTTGGCAACGATCGTGATCCTGATTGTCTTCGAGGGTGGTCGCTCCGGCCACGGTTCTGACAACCTCGTCGTTGCATTGCGGGATCGTGGCTCTTCGCTGGTCGTCGCGGTCTTCTCCACCAACCTCTTGGCCTCGCTGGTGGACAAGATCCTCAGCGGACTGCTCGCCCTGGTGGCCGTGGATGTCCTGGCCACCCGCCAGCGCAAGCGGTTGGACCAGTCTTCGGCCCAGGGTTCAGACCAGCACTAG
- the guaA gene encoding glutamine-hydrolyzing GMP synthase: MPKTDHDLVLVVDFGAQYAQLIARRVREARVYSELVPHTMPIEEMLARNPKAIILSGGPSSVYADGAPGISDEVFTAGVPVFGMCYGFQLMAKGLGGEVSPTGAREYGRTPVRVSAPGTLLSDIPAEHRVWMSHGDSVTAAPAGFDVLASTDVTPVAAFEDLERKLAGVQWHPEVMHSEHGQATLEHFLHDIAGCRQTWTMVNVVDEQVERIKEQVGDGRAICALSGGVDSAVAAALVQRAIGDRLTCVYVDHGMMRKGETAQVRRDFEEVFDALDVVDAEDQFLTALAGVSEPEQKRKIIGHEFIRTFEAAEVRVFGSLSPEERGDTAYLVQGTLYPDVVESGGGAGTSTIKSHHNVGGLPDDLNFELVEPLRTLFKDEVRAVGEQLGLPSTMVWRQPFPGPGLGIRIIGEVTKERLDILREADFIAREELTRAGLDREVWQMPVVLLADVRSVGVQGDGRTYGHPIVLRPVTSEDAMTADWARLPFEVLEKISTRITNEVSEVNRVTLDVTSKPPGTIEWE, encoded by the coding sequence CTGCCCAAGACCGATCACGACCTGGTCCTCGTCGTCGACTTCGGAGCGCAATACGCCCAGCTCATCGCCCGACGGGTGCGTGAGGCGCGGGTCTACTCCGAGCTGGTGCCGCACACGATGCCGATCGAGGAGATGCTGGCCCGGAACCCGAAGGCGATCATCCTGTCCGGTGGCCCGTCCTCGGTCTATGCCGACGGTGCTCCGGGCATCTCTGACGAGGTCTTCACGGCCGGCGTCCCGGTCTTCGGCATGTGCTACGGCTTCCAGCTGATGGCCAAGGGCCTGGGCGGGGAGGTCTCCCCGACGGGTGCACGCGAATACGGCCGTACGCCGGTCCGGGTCAGCGCCCCGGGCACGCTCCTGTCCGACATCCCTGCCGAGCACCGGGTGTGGATGTCCCACGGTGACTCGGTGACCGCCGCGCCTGCTGGCTTCGACGTGCTGGCCTCCACCGACGTCACCCCGGTTGCCGCCTTCGAGGACCTCGAGCGCAAGCTCGCCGGCGTCCAGTGGCACCCCGAGGTCATGCACTCCGAGCACGGCCAGGCCACCCTCGAGCACTTCCTGCACGACATCGCCGGCTGCCGCCAGACCTGGACCATGGTCAACGTGGTCGACGAGCAGGTCGAGCGGATCAAGGAGCAGGTCGGTGACGGCCGCGCCATCTGTGCCCTCTCCGGCGGTGTCGACTCCGCCGTTGCTGCTGCGCTGGTGCAGCGGGCGATCGGGGACCGTCTGACCTGCGTCTATGTCGATCACGGGATGATGCGCAAGGGCGAGACCGCGCAGGTACGTCGTGACTTCGAGGAGGTATTCGACGCGCTGGACGTGGTCGACGCCGAGGACCAGTTCCTCACCGCCCTGGCGGGAGTCTCCGAGCCCGAGCAGAAGCGCAAGATCATCGGTCACGAGTTCATCCGCACCTTCGAGGCAGCAGAGGTCCGCGTCTTCGGGTCGCTGAGCCCCGAGGAGCGCGGCGACACGGCATACCTCGTCCAGGGCACGCTCTATCCGGACGTAGTGGAGTCCGGGGGCGGCGCCGGCACCTCGACGATCAAGTCGCACCACAACGTCGGCGGGCTGCCCGATGACCTCAACTTCGAGCTCGTCGAGCCGTTGCGCACCCTGTTCAAGGACGAGGTCCGTGCCGTCGGCGAACAGCTCGGCCTGCCCTCGACGATGGTCTGGCGCCAGCCGTTCCCGGGCCCCGGTCTGGGCATCCGGATCATCGGTGAGGTGACCAAGGAGCGTCTGGACATCCTGCGCGAGGCCGACTTCATCGCCCGCGAGGAGCTGACCCGCGCCGGCCTGGACCGCGAGGTCTGGCAGATGCCGGTCGTGCTGCTCGCCGACGTCCGCTCCGTCGGCGTCCAGGGCGACGGCCGCACCTATGGCCACCCGATCGTGCTTCGTCCGGTGACCTCCGAGGACGCGATGACCGCGGACTGGGCGCGACTGCCGTTCGAGGTGCTCGAGAAGATCTCGACACGGATCACCAACGAGGTGTCCGAGGTCAACCGGGTCACGCTGGACGTGACCTCGAAGCCGCCGGGCACCATCGAGTGGGAGTGA
- a CDS encoding LysR family transcriptional regulator, whose protein sequence is MSTHVPDLRGLELLVLVARTGSLSSAAAELGISQQAASSRVRTMESLIGSPLLTRTTKGSVLTQHGDLVVQWARAVMDAAEQLDAGLAALKQDRLAHLSIAASLTIAEYLLPSWLVAVRSRQVDVGQPPTDFTMTATNSERVAGLVRGGLVDLGFVEGPEPPEGLRHRLIAVDSLVVVVGRDHPWAQRSPRRVTASALAATPLVIREEGSGTRTVLERALASRSMAPPVLELSSTAAVIAAVAAGAGPAALSSYAVRNDVASGRLVRVAVSGLDLSRRLHAVWTGGAQPPRGPARELVDWAARRES, encoded by the coding sequence TTGAGCACCCATGTCCCCGATCTGCGTGGCCTCGAGCTGCTGGTCCTGGTCGCGCGGACCGGCAGCCTCAGCAGCGCGGCGGCCGAGCTCGGCATCAGCCAGCAGGCCGCCTCCTCCCGGGTCCGCACGATGGAATCCCTGATCGGCTCACCTCTGCTCACCCGGACGACCAAGGGTTCGGTGCTCACCCAGCACGGCGACCTGGTCGTGCAGTGGGCACGGGCGGTGATGGATGCCGCCGAGCAGCTCGACGCCGGCCTGGCCGCACTCAAGCAGGACCGGCTGGCGCACCTCTCGATCGCGGCGAGCCTGACAATCGCCGAATATCTCCTGCCGTCCTGGCTGGTGGCTGTGCGCTCTCGCCAGGTTGACGTGGGTCAGCCGCCGACGGACTTCACGATGACCGCGACGAACAGCGAGCGGGTGGCGGGATTGGTCCGTGGCGGGCTCGTGGACCTGGGGTTCGTCGAGGGGCCAGAGCCGCCCGAGGGTCTGCGCCACCGGTTGATCGCGGTCGACTCGCTCGTCGTGGTGGTCGGTCGCGACCACCCGTGGGCGCAGCGGTCACCGCGCCGGGTCACTGCCTCGGCCCTGGCCGCCACGCCGCTCGTCATCCGCGAGGAGGGTTCAGGCACCCGGACGGTGCTGGAGCGCGCCCTTGCCAGCCGGTCGATGGCTCCGCCGGTCCTCGAGCTCTCGAGCACCGCAGCGGTGATCGCCGCGGTGGCAGCGGGGGCAGGGCCCGCGGCGCTGAGCTCGTACGCCGTGCGCAACGACGTCGCCAGTGGGCGCCTCGTGCGGGTCGCTGTCAGCGGCCTCGACCTGTCCCGCCGCCTGCACGCGGTCTGGACGGGGGGAGCACAGCCACCCCGAGGCCCGGCACGCGAGCTGGTCGACTGGGCGGCTCGTAGGGAATCGTGA